The Primulina eburnea isolate SZY01 chromosome 18, ASM2296580v1, whole genome shotgun sequence genome segment caaatagtacacgcgatgccactattatagttatcacatagttatcgaattaatatgcaactctcgatgaaccaatagttgcagattcgatcgggatatatgagatgaagggaccgtactgtacgttaatcataatcgactggttcttgcaggcactatcagtgatacctaggggatcatggggcgatgctactagacgctcttaccatgattcgatgggtgcaatcagaaatgagttctgacattcttgatcaaggtgttgatgaaaagaatggggctaactagggtaagcccgaataaaggattctatcctgaatcacaaagagttgtgaacccacggctagctgtatccctgaaccattgagggtcacacaagtactggatcgtttgttcccgttgagagaataaattcaaggagttgaatttatattatggtatagtaaattcaaagagttgaatttatgataattaaattttgagaaaaaaataaattcaaggagttgaatttatgagatactaaattcaagaagttgaatttatgaaatatggagagaataaattcaaaggattgaatttatgaaatttgataatttaatttattaaactcaaaagttgagtttattaaatattaaattttggatgtgataaattcaaggagttgaatttataatttaaatattaaattcaaatgttgaatttataatggatATATACATCGAGATTTGGtctaatatatgcatgcaattagaatccatagttaacttaattaatataattaattaagttaaaggATGGGttagaaaaatataataatgatttttattattattattattataatgcaTGAAATTTCGGTGGAAACAATCTAGTTGGCAAAAGGTTGGCAGGATTTTAGAATCTTTAATTatcttaattaattagattaattaagtaaattaaagattagaaataaaaaaaaaataagaattttttatttcttataaaACTAGATTGCATCCGAAAAACCTAGAAGAGAAAAATATTGCTTTTCGGCTATTCCAAAAATTTGGCCGTCCCTATTTGCTCTCAAAAGGGCTCTCGAAAATCTCTTCTCAATTGCAAGAAAAATTCGGCTTTTGGTGTTGAGTCGATTTCTTCTTCGTGTTCTATCTCATCGCAAAATCTTCTATATTTTCTAGTGCgagttagaagaggaacaagcaatccggtcgtggacctaattcgaagtagatcgaagaacgttcgtagggattcacgaagagctatctccgctaaccccggaatagttggagccacgtgatttattcaccaaaggtataacattctttacaccctatgaatgtttatgataaaatcatacgagcgtccaaacacatcttgaatgtcaagatctaaaatttttaaaacttccgctgcgtttgggcgtatagaaaaccgagatccaacatcCTCTGCATCAATAGAATGGACAATGGCGGAGCTAATGAGAAGCCCTCAAGTCAAAGAAAAAGCTCAGCAAGAAGTGAGAAAAGCTTGCAAAGGAAAGGTTAAAGTAGAAGAAAACGATCTCCAAAGACTAAATTATCTAAAATTAGTCATCAAAGAGTCATTAAGACTCCATCCACCCGCCCCGTTAATGGTCCCTAGAGAAACCACCGAGAACTGCACCATTGACAACAAATTCGAAATCCCCGCAAAGACACGAGTCATTTTCAATGCAACAGCAATTGGAATGGATCCGAAATACTGGGAAAACCCTGAAAAATTCGATCCAGAAAGATTTTGTAATAGAGACATCGATTTTCGTGGACAACATTTTGAACTGTTGCCGTTCGGTGCTGGCAGAAGGGGTTGCCCTGGAATCAACTTTGCGATTTCCTTGGTAGAGCTCGCGCTCGCGAATCTCTTATTTTTCTTCGATTGGGAGCTTCCGCATGGAATGTCACCACGAGAGCTTGATATGGAAGAAGCACTTGGGATCACAATGCATAAGAAAATCCCACTTTGTCTCGTAGCTTCGCCACCAAAACAAGATATTCACTGAATATGAGTATATATGGAATTCAAGTTATCAATGTATCATGATACCACTCATTCTATTGGCAAACCAATAATTTGTATGTGATGTTCTTCGTCATTTCTCTGACGTTTCCCATCAACTAATAAGTGTTGATCTTGTGTAACTTGTGTTTGAACCTTAAGACATATTATAATGATCATATTCCGTCATTGAATTTTTCGTCGTTTCTTTTGATTGTAATTTGTACTCTTCCACCTTTAGCAACTGCTATTAACTCTACGATGTCTACTTCTCTTCTAAATTACTATCTCGCGATTTCATTTTTGCCTTAAGAAGAAGATCTTGAACATATTTTGTTTGACAAAGAAAAGGTGAGTTGTCTCAGAGCATGGAGACTTCAATGCCCAAGAAGTAGGATAAGTTGCCCAAAGTTTTCAATGAGAACTGACTGTTCAGCTTTGTGATGAGATCAGCAATTGAATGAGAATCACTTCCTGTTACAATAATGTCATCCACATAGACAAGAACATAGATAATGGAGACAGAATAGTAACAAACAAATAACGAGTGGTCGGCTTTGGAGACAGAGAATCCCATCTGTTGTAAGGCAGTCTCATGGATCTTTAGCCGTGAGACGAATTAACCAtatctatatttacaataataaatgTGAATATTGgaataaaaagtaaaactttttcTTGAGTGACCCAAagaagagatccgtctcacaaaattgactcgtgagtcataaaagtttttgtgaataaataaattacaaTTCCTGCTAGATCAGTGCTCGAAATACATAAAAGTATTTCCATTCATTTGATACAAAGTTATATTTATGAGACGAAATCTTGAATTCGATATCCAGTTGTAAGAAACtatttatgtatttatagagaatCTGTGTAAATATGTTATCGACAATGTGATATATGATAAATGATAATCATTATATGGATATATTGTAATAGATGATGACATCGAAGAACAACACATGATGTTTTGGTATACTAACAAAATGGTCATGTCATTCATCATCTAAAAGatcccaaaaaaaatattatgagatgtataaattttaaaactaataaaaaaactattttgtttgaataaatatttaaattaattatcatAGTTTCTaacacaaataaaaatatatagtttttaattttaatataatctcttaaattttttatgaatataaaatattttacatgaaagtaataattaaaatttggcaTATAATATACTACTATTTATGGCATaagatttaaataaattt includes the following:
- the LOC140819237 gene encoding strychnine-11-hydroxylase-like, with product MAELMRSPQVKEKAQQEVRKACKGKVKVEENDLQRLNYLKLVIKESLRLHPPAPLMVPRETTENCTIDNKFEIPAKTRVIFNATAIGMDPKYWENPEKFDPERFCNRDIDFRGQHFELLPFGAGRRGCPGINFAISLVELALANLLFFFDWELPHGMSPRELDMEEALGITMHKKIPLCLVASPPKQDIH